One genomic segment of Thalassospiraceae bacterium LMO-SO8 includes these proteins:
- a CDS encoding response regulator, translating into MPESQHFTALYKDMDALPLSGRVQNDADFDNLRRWIDGRLAGDWGGILEWHVVLADDDAANRMVLGSLLEKSGITVTAVENGRMALDVVTHKHVDLFLLDINMPEMDGLQTARAIRALPNANSDLPLVAITSDVSPKRLVEMRNAGFDVCMEKPVRRDNLFRVILGTLSRRIESRGCES; encoded by the coding sequence ATGCCAGAAAGCCAACATTTTACGGCCCTTTACAAGGATATGGACGCCTTGCCGCTCAGCGGTCGCGTGCAGAATGACGCCGATTTCGACAATTTACGCCGCTGGATCGACGGTCGCCTGGCCGGCGACTGGGGCGGCATTCTGGAATGGCATGTCGTTCTGGCCGACGACGACGCGGCCAACCGTATGGTTCTGGGCAGTCTCCTTGAAAAATCGGGTATTACAGTGACGGCCGTGGAAAACGGCCGCATGGCGCTCGACGTCGTCACCCACAAACATGTGGACCTGTTCCTGCTCGACATCAACATGCCGGAAATGGACGGGTTGCAAACCGCGCGGGCGATCCGCGCCCTGCCCAACGCCAATTCCGACCTGCCGTTGGTCGCGATCACCAGTGACGTATCGCCGAAACGGCTTGTCGAAATGCGCAATGCCGGATTTGATGTGTGCATGGAAAAGCCCGTCCGCCGAGACAATCTGTTCCGTGTTATCCTGGGGACCCTGTCACGCCGTATCGAGAGCCGGGGTTGCGAATCATGA
- a CDS encoding gamma-glutamyltransferase family protein, with the protein MPATQPFTTRPEILGTFGVVTSTHWLATAVGMAILEKGGNAFDAGVATGFALQVVEPHLNGPGGDVPIITYTANDEKVKVICGQGVSAAAATIEKYRAMGHKIMPGTGHLSAVVPGAFSAWTTLLRDFGTMRLREVLEPAINFASNGYALVPNICNTIATIKPMFEDEWHTSRDIWLKNGQVPQAGTLFKNEVMADMYRRVLKEAESAGGGREAEINAAHDVWYKGFVAEAIDTYMRTPVMDTTGERHAGLLTGDDLAGWKATIEDPLTYDYLNYTVCKTGPWGQGPALLQQLALLKGFDLSSMPFTGPDFVHVVTECAKLAFADRERFYGDPDFIDIPMDVLLSDAYNDERRKLITDKASLELLPGNVPGFGADPILRMPTADEMAQPSALGIGEPTVARFDDMEVAHDGHTAGDTCHFDIIDKDGNMISATPSGGWLQSNPAIPGLGFCLTNRGQMYWLDDTKQDRLQPKMRPRTTLSPGFALRDGKAWMPFGTPGGDSQDQWALGYFVRKVHYGLNMQEAIDAPAFHTKHFPSSFYPRHWVPGHLVIEGRFPAETQKELVRRGHNLEVDDDWCIGRMTAACKEDGLLKAAANPRFMQGYAAGR; encoded by the coding sequence ATGCCCGCGACACAGCCCTTCACGACCCGGCCCGAAATCCTCGGTACCTTCGGCGTCGTCACCTCCACCCATTGGCTGGCGACCGCCGTCGGCATGGCGATCCTGGAAAAGGGCGGCAACGCCTTCGACGCCGGTGTGGCGACCGGGTTCGCCCTACAGGTGGTGGAACCGCACCTGAACGGCCCGGGCGGTGATGTTCCGATCATCACCTACACGGCCAACGACGAGAAGGTGAAGGTGATCTGCGGCCAGGGCGTTTCCGCCGCCGCCGCGACGATCGAGAAATACCGTGCCATGGGCCACAAGATCATGCCGGGCACGGGCCACCTGTCCGCCGTGGTGCCGGGGGCATTCAGCGCCTGGACCACCCTGCTCCGCGATTTCGGCACCATGCGCCTGCGCGAGGTGCTGGAGCCCGCGATCAACTTCGCATCGAACGGCTATGCCCTGGTGCCCAACATCTGCAACACCATCGCGACCATCAAGCCGATGTTCGAGGACGAATGGCACACCTCGCGCGACATCTGGCTGAAGAACGGCCAGGTGCCGCAGGCCGGCACCCTGTTCAAGAACGAGGTCATGGCCGACATGTACCGCCGGGTGCTGAAGGAGGCCGAGTCCGCCGGCGGCGGCCGCGAGGCGGAAATCAACGCCGCCCATGACGTCTGGTACAAGGGCTTCGTCGCCGAGGCCATCGACACCTACATGCGCACGCCGGTCATGGACACCACGGGCGAACGCCATGCGGGGCTGTTGACGGGCGATGATCTAGCCGGCTGGAAGGCCACCATCGAAGATCCGCTGACCTACGATTACCTGAACTACACGGTGTGCAAGACCGGCCCCTGGGGCCAGGGACCGGCGCTGTTGCAGCAGCTGGCGCTGCTCAAGGGCTTCGACCTGTCGTCCATGCCCTTCACCGGACCGGATTTCGTCCACGTGGTCACGGAATGCGCCAAGCTCGCCTTCGCCGACCGCGAACGGTTCTACGGCGATCCCGACTTCATCGACATTCCCATGGATGTGCTGCTGTCCGACGCCTACAACGACGAACGGCGCAAACTGATCACCGACAAGGCGTCGCTGGAACTGCTGCCCGGCAACGTGCCCGGCTTCGGCGCGGACCCGATCCTGCGCATGCCCACGGCGGACGAGATGGCGCAGCCCAGCGCGCTGGGCATCGGCGAGCCGACCGTGGCCCGCTTCGACGACATGGAGGTCGCCCACGACGGCCACACCGCCGGCGACACCTGCCACTTCGACATCATCGACAAGGACGGCAACATGATTTCGGCGACGCCGTCCGGCGGCTGGCTGCAAAGCAACCCGGCCATTCCGGGCCTGGGCTTCTGCCTGACCAACCGGGGCCAGATGTACTGGCTCGACGACACGAAGCAGGACCGCCTACAGCCCAAGATGCGGCCGCGGACGACGCTCAGCCCCGGCTTCGCGCTGCGCGACGGCAAGGCCTGGATGCCTTTCGGCACACCGGGCGGCGATTCCCAGGATCAATGGGCCCTCGGCTATTTCGTGCGCAAGGTGCACTACGGCCTGAACATGCAGGAAGCCATCGACGCGCCCGCGTTCCACACCAAGCATTTCCCGTCGTCGTTCTATCCGCGCCATTGGGTGCCGGGCCACCTTGTCATCGAAGGCCGCTTCCCGGCCGAGACCCAGAAGGAACTGGTGCGCCGCGGCCACAACCTGGAGGTCGATGACGACTGGTGCATCGGCCGCATGACCGCCGCCTGCAAGGAAGACGGCCTGTTGAAGGCCGCCGCCAATCCGCGCTTCATGCAGGGTTACGCCGCCGGGCGCTGA
- a CDS encoding tripartite tricarboxylate transporter substrate binding protein: MKKTMIGAVAATVALSFGLINTGSAQAAPKFSCDTAKLIVPWKPGGGTAIIFNIFEKTINDMGVTPRLQVVTVPGQGGNKGAKEAAKAKPDGCTLFAVHQSAITSFLNGRIPFHFNEFETVAQLTSTPEIVAATKDTPWKTFADMQKDVLANPETVTVGATFGSTSQFIWLLLEEKTGMKFKYVPFEGTKERNTALLTGAIKLGTSNVASGSKYIQGGDMKALAIASVARAKQLPDLPTLKEVGVDMEFALKRGVLAPKGTPKDMVDFWAGVFKKAAENPDLLKQMEAKGTDVDWVGPEGYDKWAKQTFEDFKKVAIKIGMYKGK, encoded by the coding sequence ATGAAGAAGACCATGATCGGGGCCGTAGCGGCCACCGTTGCTCTTAGCTTTGGGCTGATCAACACGGGTTCGGCTCAGGCCGCGCCGAAGTTTTCCTGTGACACGGCGAAACTTATCGTGCCGTGGAAGCCGGGTGGCGGCACGGCCATCATCTTCAACATTTTTGAAAAGACCATCAACGACATGGGCGTGACTCCGCGCCTACAGGTCGTGACCGTGCCGGGACAGGGCGGCAACAAGGGTGCGAAGGAAGCGGCGAAGGCCAAACCGGACGGCTGCACCCTGTTCGCCGTGCATCAAAGCGCCATCACCAGCTTCCTCAACGGTCGTATTCCCTTCCACTTCAACGAGTTCGAGACTGTCGCGCAGCTGACCTCGACGCCGGAAATCGTCGCGGCCACCAAGGACACGCCGTGGAAGACCTTCGCCGACATGCAGAAGGACGTGCTGGCCAATCCGGAAACGGTCACCGTCGGCGCCACCTTCGGGTCGACCAGTCAGTTCATCTGGCTGCTGCTGGAAGAAAAGACCGGCATGAAGTTCAAATACGTGCCGTTCGAAGGCACCAAGGAGCGCAACACGGCGCTGTTGACCGGGGCCATCAAGCTGGGCACCAGCAACGTCGCCTCGGGTAGCAAGTACATCCAAGGCGGCGACATGAAGGCGCTGGCCATCGCCTCCGTGGCGCGCGCCAAGCAGCTGCCGGACCTGCCGACGCTGAAGGAAGTCGGCGTCGACATGGAATTCGCGTTGAAGCGCGGCGTTCTGGCGCCCAAGGGCACGCCGAAGGACATGGTCGATTTCTGGGCCGGCGTGTTCAAGAAAGCCGCCGAAAACCCCGACCTTCTGAAGCAGATGGAAGCCAAGGGCACGGACGTCGATTGGGTCGGGCCGGAAGGTTACGACAAATGGGCGAAGCAGACCTTCGAAGACTTCAAGAAGGTCGCCATCAAGATCGGCATGTACAAGGGCAAGTAA
- a CDS encoding tripartite tricarboxylate transporter TctB family protein, whose translation MDRLNRDVYVAVVLLLFCGVMFWASMDIREPDYGMLPPSAWPRVILGVLSLLSVVYLVQSLRRGADGPDAHAGEPDTISGWLSYWRNPIACFVLFACYLAAIPWFGMLISGVAFVFALLTVLGGAEPRKLALHAGISLVTVGGMWSLFTYALRVLLPRGEWTGF comes from the coding sequence ATGGATCGCCTGAACCGCGACGTCTACGTCGCCGTTGTCTTGTTGCTGTTCTGCGGCGTCATGTTCTGGGCCAGCATGGACATTCGCGAACCCGACTACGGCATGCTGCCGCCGTCGGCTTGGCCGCGGGTGATCCTGGGCGTGCTGTCCTTGCTGAGCGTCGTTTATCTGGTGCAGTCCCTGCGCCGCGGCGCGGATGGGCCGGATGCCCATGCGGGCGAGCCGGATACGATTTCCGGCTGGCTGTCCTACTGGCGCAACCCCATCGCTTGCTTTGTGTTGTTCGCCTGCTATCTGGCCGCCATTCCGTGGTTCGGCATGCTGATTTCGGGCGTCGCCTTCGTGTTCGCCTTGCTGACCGTCCTGGGCGGGGCCGAACCCCGGAAACTGGCGCTTCACGCGGGGATCTCCTTGGTGACCGTCGGCGGCATGTGGAGCCTGTTCACCTACGCCCTGCGCGTCCTGTTGCCGCGCGGCGAATGGACCGGGTTCTAG
- a CDS encoding tripartite tricarboxylate transporter permease, with protein sequence MILENIALAFAAVFHVKTLALMLLGVAGGLIAGAIPGFTIAMAVVLTLPFTFSMPPEQGLATMVSVLVGGLSGGLMAGILTGIPGTPSSVATTFDGFPMARGGKPGLALGLGVWSSFFGGIISAILLVTLAPQLARVGLEFLPWDYFMLVMFALTITASLAGRDLVKGLIAGALGLLVRTIGEDEAAGIPRFDFGSEVLLQGFDFIAVLIGLFAFSQLLNDVRDPASARKSLADKGTLQARIEHLAAIKLIAKNWFIIVRSSLIGVFTGILPGAGGSVANILAYDQAKKSSKTPEKFGKGTPEGIMAPESSNNAVEGGALITMMALGIPGDVTTAVMLGALLIHDVVPSPTFIAEKPVLAYSIFIAFFLATFMMVALQSGMLRVFVLVTRVRMYVLAGVILGFCGIGVFAINNVDLDLWTLLWFGILGFLMRHFGFPLAPMILGVVLGNIAELNLARAMAIDTDLSHFVTRPWSLFFLIIALFSAAFPWFQSSRGKKMWTLFYMPAACFAVSVPLFMMGGLPRPLIACAVIALGVWTLYKRWKRGWKMAAYDGPEIKEG encoded by the coding sequence ATGATCCTTGAGAACATCGCCCTGGCCTTCGCCGCCGTCTTTCACGTCAAGACCCTGGCGCTCATGCTGCTTGGCGTCGCCGGCGGCCTGATCGCCGGCGCCATCCCCGGTTTCACCATCGCCATGGCCGTGGTGTTGACCCTGCCGTTCACTTTTTCCATGCCGCCCGAACAGGGGCTGGCGACCATGGTCAGCGTCCTGGTCGGCGGGCTGTCGGGTGGGCTGATGGCCGGCATCCTGACCGGCATTCCCGGCACGCCGTCCTCGGTCGCCACCACCTTCGACGGGTTTCCCATGGCGCGCGGCGGCAAACCGGGATTGGCGCTGGGCCTCGGCGTGTGGTCGTCGTTCTTCGGCGGAATCATCTCGGCCATCCTGCTGGTCACCCTGGCGCCGCAGCTGGCCCGCGTGGGGCTGGAATTCCTGCCCTGGGACTATTTCATGCTGGTCATGTTCGCGCTGACGATCACGGCGAGCCTGGCCGGCCGCGACCTGGTCAAGGGCCTGATCGCGGGGGCGCTGGGCCTTTTGGTCCGCACCATCGGCGAGGACGAGGCGGCGGGCATTCCGCGTTTCGATTTCGGATCCGAAGTCCTGTTGCAGGGCTTCGACTTCATCGCCGTGCTGATCGGGCTGTTCGCCTTTTCGCAGCTTCTCAACGACGTGCGCGATCCGGCGTCGGCGCGCAAGTCGTTGGCCGACAAGGGGACGCTACAGGCGCGCATCGAGCATCTGGCGGCGATCAAGCTGATCGCCAAGAACTGGTTCATCATCGTCCGCTCGTCGTTGATCGGCGTGTTCACGGGCATTCTGCCGGGGGCGGGCGGATCGGTCGCCAACATCCTGGCCTATGACCAGGCGAAAAAATCCTCCAAGACGCCCGAAAAGTTCGGCAAAGGCACGCCCGAGGGCATCATGGCGCCGGAAAGTTCCAACAACGCGGTCGAAGGTGGTGCCCTCATCACCATGATGGCGCTGGGCATTCCCGGCGACGTGACGACGGCGGTGATGCTGGGCGCTCTCCTGATCCACGACGTGGTGCCGAGCCCGACCTTCATCGCGGAAAAGCCGGTTCTGGCCTATTCCATCTTCATCGCTTTTTTCCTTGCGACCTTCATGATGGTGGCCTTGCAATCGGGCATGCTCAGGGTCTTCGTGCTGGTCACCCGCGTGCGCATGTACGTTCTGGCCGGGGTGATCCTGGGGTTCTGCGGCATCGGCGTGTTCGCCATCAACAACGTCGATTTGGATCTCTGGACCCTGCTGTGGTTCGGCATCCTGGGCTTTCTGATGCGCCATTTCGGCTTCCCGCTGGCGCCGATGATCCTGGGCGTGGTGCTCGGTAACATCGCCGAATTGAACTTGGCCCGCGCCATGGCGATCGACACGGACCTGAGCCACTTCGTGACCCGGCCGTGGTCCCTGTTCTTCCTGATCATCGCCCTGTTCTCGGCGGCCTTCCCCTGGTTCCAGTCGTCGCGCGGCAAGAAGATGTGGACCCTGTTCTACATGCCGGCGGCCTGTTTCGCCGTGTCCGTGCCGCTGTTCATGATGGGCGGCCTGCCGCGCCCGTTGATCGCCTGCGCGGTCATCGCGCTGGGGGTTTGGACGCTCTACAAGCGGTGGAAGCGCGGCTGGAAAATGGCGGCCTATGACGGACCCGAGATCAAGGAAGGCTAA
- a CDS encoding thiamine pyrophosphate-binding protein: MTENYAWAPDIYDVLKDLDVRQVAYVPDAGHARLLKMCEADNAMRCIPLTTEEEGISLSAGAWLGGERAVMLLQSSGVGNCINMISLANTCRFPLLMLVTMRAQWREFNPWQKPMGEGTRPALEAMGVKVTQVDDPDQVGETVRSAGEQAYGWPDMAAVLLHQKLMPVKTFGK; this comes from the coding sequence ATGACAGAAAATTACGCCTGGGCGCCGGATATCTATGACGTCCTCAAGGATCTGGACGTGCGCCAGGTCGCCTACGTCCCCGACGCGGGCCATGCCCGGCTTCTGAAAATGTGCGAGGCCGACAACGCCATGCGCTGCATCCCCCTGACGACCGAGGAAGAGGGTATATCGCTTTCCGCAGGCGCCTGGCTGGGTGGCGAGCGGGCGGTGATGCTGCTGCAGTCCTCGGGCGTGGGCAACTGCATCAACATGATTTCGCTGGCCAATACCTGCCGCTTCCCGCTGTTGATGCTGGTCACCATGCGGGCCCAGTGGCGCGAGTTCAATCCCTGGCAGAAACCCATGGGCGAGGGCACGCGCCCGGCCCTGGAGGCCATGGGCGTGAAGGTCACGCAGGTGGATGACCCCGACCAGGTCGGCGAGACCGTGCGCTCGGCGGGTGAACAGGCCTACGGCTGGCCGGACATGGCGGCGGTGCTTCTGCATCAGAAGCTCATGCCCGTGAAGACCTTCGGCAAGTAG
- a CDS encoding thiamine pyrophosphate-dependent enzyme → MDKQRADNYELHRREVAKTLLKDRTDDFLVVTGLGSPNWDATNAGDHPLTFPLWGAMGGAATMGLGLATAQPKKRVMVMTGDGEMLMAMGSFATIAAQGVENLAIVVFDNERYGETGMQATHTAGPVDLVAVAKACGFPVSIQVKTEAELQAALPAIKETKGPVFVDIKVKAEPLPFILPTKDGVHLKNRFREKLLGPDSLL, encoded by the coding sequence ATGGACAAGCAACGCGCCGACAACTACGAACTGCACCGCCGCGAGGTCGCCAAGACCCTGCTGAAGGACCGTACCGACGATTTCCTGGTCGTCACCGGCCTGGGCTCCCCCAACTGGGACGCCACCAATGCCGGCGATCATCCGCTGACCTTCCCCTTGTGGGGGGCGATGGGTGGGGCCGCGACCATGGGTCTGGGCCTGGCGACCGCGCAGCCCAAGAAACGCGTCATGGTGATGACCGGCGACGGCGAAATGCTGATGGCCATGGGCAGTTTTGCCACCATCGCCGCCCAGGGGGTGGAGAACCTTGCCATCGTCGTGTTCGACAACGAACGTTACGGCGAAACGGGCATGCAGGCGACCCATACGGCCGGTCCGGTGGACCTGGTCGCCGTGGCCAAGGCCTGCGGCTTTCCCGTGTCCATTCAGGTCAAGACCGAGGCCGAGTTGCAGGCCGCCCTGCCGGCCATCAAGGAAACCAAGGGCCCGGTGTTCGTCGACATCAAGGTCAAGGCCGAACCGCTGCCCTTCATCCTGCCGACCAAGGACGGGGTGCATCTAAAGAACCGGTTCCGGGAAAAGTTGTTGGGGCCGGACAGCCTGCTCTAG
- a CDS encoding nuclear transport factor 2 family protein, whose product MSGDDLAGVTACIRAYLDGLYKGDLDLLFKKAFHPDAMMNAADVGGQRMHLTMPEFAEVVKGRGAPEAAGFPRKERIVSIDFAGPDTANVKVEVLVGTRDFTDLLACIRIDGEWKIIAKTYCLTREYASKEDVEAALS is encoded by the coding sequence ATGAGCGGCGACGATCTGGCGGGCGTGACGGCCTGCATCCGGGCTTATCTTGACGGGCTCTACAAGGGTGATTTGGACCTTCTGTTCAAGAAGGCGTTTCACCCCGACGCCATGATGAACGCGGCCGACGTGGGCGGCCAGCGCATGCACCTGACCATGCCCGAGTTCGCGGAGGTCGTGAAAGGCCGGGGTGCCCCCGAAGCCGCCGGCTTCCCGCGCAAGGAGCGCATCGTCTCCATCGATTTCGCCGGGCCGGACACGGCCAACGTGAAGGTCGAGGTTCTGGTCGGCACGCGCGACTTCACGGACCTGCTGGCCTGCATCCGCATCGACGGCGAATGGAAGATCATCGCCAAGACCTATTGCCTGACCCGCGAATATGCTTCCAAGGAAGACGTGGAAGCCGCCCTGTCCTAA
- a CDS encoding HAMP domain-containing sensor histidine kinase, whose product MMPPPFLSFRSLALGALLVALATQAVFSHFDLMERWLLFTAANGYMALNELPFIFATMTVYIAVVMHLHVRYKRGLNNQLRDEIKQRRLAEEELQKALAARDGFFAAMSHDLRTPVNSIMGFSDMMRSQIFGDLGNNKYMEYVSDIHRAASLLDVVIAQILDISQAAYDDVLVIRDEPINVVDEINYSHKLISGWNGKHKEIELAVSTDQDVIVFDRTLFRRYMINLLNNAAKHAGADANIGVLINRGADGGIEITIYDDGRGIASSYLHEILKAFNRGDKKRDPFTEGAGLGLWIVRRIADAHDCRLSIASAEFQGFSVTLSVPAYRLPANGSSQYVAIVA is encoded by the coding sequence ATGATGCCGCCACCGTTTCTCAGTTTCCGAAGCCTTGCACTCGGCGCCTTGTTGGTTGCCCTCGCGACCCAAGCGGTGTTTTCGCACTTTGATTTGATGGAGCGGTGGCTCCTGTTCACCGCTGCGAATGGATACATGGCGCTGAACGAACTGCCGTTCATCTTTGCGACCATGACCGTCTATATCGCCGTCGTCATGCATTTGCATGTCCGCTACAAGCGGGGGCTGAACAATCAGTTGCGCGACGAAATCAAGCAGCGTCGCCTTGCCGAGGAAGAATTGCAGAAGGCGCTGGCGGCCCGCGATGGCTTCTTCGCCGCCATGAGCCATGACCTGCGCACGCCGGTGAACAGCATCATGGGATTTTCGGACATGATGCGGTCCCAGATTTTCGGCGACCTGGGTAACAACAAGTACATGGAGTACGTCAGCGACATCCACCGCGCCGCCTCGTTGTTGGATGTCGTCATCGCCCAAATTCTCGACATTTCACAGGCGGCCTACGACGACGTGCTCGTGATCCGGGACGAACCCATTAACGTGGTGGACGAAATCAACTACAGCCATAAACTGATTTCCGGCTGGAATGGAAAACACAAGGAGATCGAACTAGCCGTTTCCACCGACCAGGACGTCATCGTGTTCGACCGGACCCTGTTTCGCCGCTACATGATCAACCTGCTGAACAACGCCGCGAAGCATGCCGGGGCCGACGCCAATATCGGCGTGCTGATCAATCGGGGCGCCGACGGTGGGATTGAAATTACCATCTATGACGACGGGCGGGGTATCGCCTCGAGCTACCTGCATGAGATCCTCAAAGCCTTCAATCGTGGCGATAAGAAACGCGACCCCTTTACGGAGGGTGCCGGGCTGGGCCTGTGGATTGTCAGAAGAATCGCCGATGCACATGATTGCCGTCTGTCCATTGCCTCCGCGGAATTCCAGGGGTTTAGCGTCACGCTCTCCGTCCCCGCCTATCGCCTGCCTGCCAATGGCAGCAGCCAATACGTCGCCATAGTGGCTTGA
- a CDS encoding aldehyde dehydrogenase, with amino-acid sequence MGNLKRYQMTINGQKADPASGEWFESANPYTGKAWAEIPRGNAEDIDRAVKAAKAAAPVWRKTTPTQRGHLMRRLADLMAARADDLAATEVRDNGKLIAEMGLQTKYAPQWYHYFGGLADKIEGAVIPIDKPDTFNFTRKEPLGVVGMITPWNSPLMLTAWKLAPALAAGNTAVIKPSEFTSASALEFVELFKEAGFPDGVVNVVTGYGKEAGEALITHPDVAKIAFTGGSATGRHVYSTAAQSFKKVSLELGGKSPNIVFDDCNVENAVKGVISGIFAATGQTCIAGSRLLVQKSIHDEFVEKLVALAKTAKMGDPMNPDTQVGPVTTPPQYEKILGYMDIAKGEGAEAVLGGGKATRPECGDGWFVEPTIFTGVNNQMRIAQEEVFGPVLSVIPFEDEEEALAIGNDVVYGLAAGVWTESIRRAFIMSQELQAGTVWVNTYRAVSYMSPFGGYKQSGLGRESGQAAIEEYLQTKSVWISMATEVPNPFVMR; translated from the coding sequence ATGGGGAACCTCAAACGTTATCAAATGACCATCAACGGGCAGAAAGCCGATCCGGCTTCCGGCGAATGGTTCGAAAGCGCCAATCCCTACACGGGCAAGGCCTGGGCGGAAATCCCGCGCGGCAACGCCGAAGACATCGACCGCGCCGTCAAGGCGGCCAAGGCGGCCGCCCCCGTGTGGCGCAAGACGACGCCGACCCAGCGCGGACATCTGATGCGCCGGCTGGCCGACCTGATGGCGGCGCGGGCCGATGACCTGGCCGCCACGGAAGTCCGGGACAACGGCAAGCTGATCGCCGAAATGGGGCTGCAAACCAAGTATGCGCCTCAGTGGTATCATTACTTCGGCGGCCTGGCCGACAAGATCGAAGGCGCCGTCATCCCCATCGACAAGCCGGACACCTTCAACTTCACGCGCAAGGAGCCGCTTGGCGTCGTCGGCATGATTACGCCGTGGAACTCGCCGCTCATGCTCACGGCCTGGAAATTGGCGCCGGCGCTGGCCGCCGGGAATACCGCCGTGATCAAGCCGTCGGAATTCACGTCGGCGTCGGCCCTGGAATTCGTCGAGCTGTTCAAGGAAGCCGGCTTCCCGGACGGCGTGGTGAACGTCGTCACCGGCTACGGCAAGGAAGCCGGCGAGGCGCTGATCACCCATCCGGACGTCGCCAAGATCGCCTTCACCGGCGGCTCGGCCACGGGCAGGCACGTCTATTCCACGGCGGCGCAGTCGTTCAAGAAGGTGTCGCTGGAGCTGGGCGGCAAATCGCCCAACATCGTGTTCGACGACTGCAACGTGGAGAACGCGGTGAAGGGCGTGATCTCGGGCATCTTCGCCGCCACGGGTCAGACCTGCATCGCGGGCTCGCGCCTGCTGGTGCAGAAATCCATCCATGACGAATTCGTCGAAAAGCTGGTGGCCCTCGCCAAGACCGCCAAGATGGGCGACCCCATGAACCCGGACACCCAGGTCGGCCCAGTCACCACCCCACCCCAGTATGAAAAGATCCTGGGTTACATGGACATCGCCAAGGGCGAGGGCGCCGAGGCCGTATTGGGCGGCGGCAAGGCGACGCGGCCCGAATGCGGCGACGGCTGGTTCGTTGAGCCGACCATCTTCACCGGCGTGAACAATCAGATGCGCATCGCCCAGGAAGAAGTGTTCGGCCCCGTGCTCTCGGTCATTCCCTTCGAGGACGAGGAAGAGGCGCTGGCCATCGGCAACGACGTTGTCTACGGGCTGGCGGCCGGGGTGTGGACGGAAAGCATCCGCCGCGCCTTCATCATGTCCCAGGAATTGCAGGCCGGAACCGTGTGGGTGAACACCTACCGCGCGGTCAGCTACATGTCGCCGTTCGGCGGCTACAAGCAGTCGGGCCTGGGCCGGGAAAGCGGGCAGGCGGCCATCGAGGAATACCTGCAAACCAAGTCCGTGTGGATTTCCATGGCGACCGAAGTGCCCAATCCGTTTGTGATGAGGTGA
- a CDS encoding SDR family oxidoreductase, translating into MSKTVLITGGSRGIGEAMVRLFAERGWTVVFTFVSNAQAAHKVATEAGARAIRCDSGNEDDILALFETLDGEGIVLDALINNAGVSGPRRRAVEVTRETLEEVTRINFIGPVLFCREAVKRMSTATGGKGGVIVNLSSTATKKGGAGQWADYAALKGAIDVFTNGLAREVAAEGIRVNAVAPGYVLTDMAVDGGIAANFETALKSDIPMGRIGEVREVAEGAYWLCTDAAGYVTGTVLNVAGGR; encoded by the coding sequence ATGAGCAAGACCGTCCTCATCACCGGCGGCAGCCGCGGCATCGGCGAGGCCATGGTGCGGCTGTTCGCCGAACGCGGCTGGACGGTCGTCTTCACCTTCGTGTCCAACGCCCAGGCGGCCCACAAGGTCGCGACGGAAGCGGGGGCGCGGGCGATCCGCTGCGATTCCGGAAACGAGGACGACATTCTCGCCTTGTTCGAAACGCTCGACGGCGAGGGCATCGTGCTGGACGCGCTGATCAACAATGCGGGCGTGTCCGGGCCGCGCCGCCGCGCGGTCGAGGTCACGCGGGAGACCCTGGAAGAGGTCACCCGGATCAACTTCATCGGCCCCGTGCTGTTCTGCCGCGAGGCGGTCAAGCGCATGTCGACCGCCACGGGCGGGAAGGGCGGGGTGATCGTCAACCTGTCGTCGACCGCGACCAAGAAGGGCGGGGCCGGGCAGTGGGCGGATTACGCGGCGCTCAAGGGCGCCATCGACGTGTTCACCAACGGTCTGGCCCGCGAAGTGGCGGCGGAAGGCATTCGCGTCAACGCCGTCGCCCCTGGCTATGTGTTGACGGACATGGCGGTGGACGGCGGCATCGCGGCCAACTTCGAAACCGCCCTGAAATCGGACATCCCCATGGGCCGCATCGGCGAAGTGCGGGAAGTGGCCGAAGGGGCCTATTGGCTGTGCACGGACGCCGCCGGCTATGTCACCGGAACCGTCCTGAACGTCGCCGGCGGGCGCTAA